The Rhododendron vialii isolate Sample 1 chromosome 8a, ASM3025357v1 genome has a window encoding:
- the LOC131298057 gene encoding beta-fructofuranosidase, insoluble isoenzyme CWINV1-like has product MASSSVWLFCLLALFFGHGFVEIEASPANQPYRTAFHFQPPKNWMNGPMVHKGIYHLFYQWNPKGAVWGNIVWAHSTSTDLINWIPHDPAIYPSIPSDINGCWSGSATILPGGKPVILYTGINEQGQQVQNLAMPKNLSDPFLREWIKSPKYNPVMAPNSINEINSSSFRDPTTAWRGLNGKWSVIVGSKLNREGKAILYRSKNFTTWTEAKQPLHSAADTGMWECPDFYPVAIDSTKGVETSKIGHGIKYVLKASLDDTKHEFYTIGMYDHDKDIYIPDEGSVEGDSGLRYDYGKFYASKTFFDSEKNRRVLWGWINESTNATIDIMKGWSGVQAIPRQIWLRPFKKQLMQWPVAELKKLRMNKVDVQPNTVLKGGSVVEIPSVTSIQADVEIEFEISNLDKVDTLDASLITNPQELCSQNGASVRGAFGPFGLLVFASKSLEEYTAVYFRIFKHEKKIVVLMCNDLSRSSLHLDYDKASFGAFVDIAPIHDKLPLRTLIDHSIVESFGGGGTACITSRVYPTLTLTEGAHTYAFNNGTESVKISKLTAWSMKKAYIN; this is encoded by the exons ATGGCCAGTTCTTCTGTTTGGCTGTTCTGCTTACTTGCCCTCTTCTTTGGCCATGGCTTTGTAGAAATTGAAGCTTCTCCAGCCAATCAGCCTTACAGAACCGCTTTCCATTTCCAACCTCCCAAGAACTGGATGAATG GGCCTATGGTTCACAAGGGAATTTATCACCTATTCTACCAGTGGAACCCTAAAGGTGCAGTTTGGGGTAACATAGTGTGGGCCCATTCGACATCGACGGATCTCATCAATTGGATCCCCCATGATCCAGCCATCTATCCATCGATCCCGTCTGATATCAACGGATGCTGGTCCGGGTCGGCCACAATCCTCCCCGGGGGCAAACCGGTCATTCTGTACACGGGGATAAACGAACAGGGGCAACAAGTCCAGAATCTAGCCATGCCCAAAAACCTTTCAGACCCATTTCTCAGAGAATGGATCAAATCACCCAAATATAATCCAGTAATGGCACCAAATTCCATAAACGAGATCAACTCAAGCTCATTCAGAGACCCAACCACTGCTTGGCGTGGCCTTAATGGGAAATGGAGTGTGATAGTTGGAAGCAAACTAAATCGCGAGGGTAAGGCTATTCTATACCGGAGTAAGAATTTTACTACGTGGACCGAAGCCAAACAGCCTTTGCATTCAGCCGCGGACACAGGAATGTGGGAGTGTCCTGATTTTTATCCCGTTGCTATCGATTCCACAAAAGGTGTCGAGACTTCGAAGATTGGGCACGGGATAAAGTATGTGCTGAAGGCTAGTTTGGACGACACCAAGCACGAGTTCTACACCATCGGGATGTATGACCATGACAAGGATATTTATATCCCGGATGAGGGATCCGTGGAGGGTGATTCGGGGTTGAGATACGACTACGGGAAGTTTTATGCCTCGAAAACTTTTTTCGATAGCGAGAAGAACCGGAGGGTCTTGTGGGGTTGGATCAATGAGTCCACAAATGCAACCATTGATATAATGAAGGGATGGTCTGGAGTTCAG GCAATTCCGAGGCAAATTTGGCTCCGTCCATttaaaaaacaattgatgcAATGGCCGGTTGCAGAGTTAAAAAAGCTACGGATGAACAAAGTTGACGTGCAGCCAAACACGGTGCTAAAGGGAGGCTCAGTCGTGGAAATTCCTAGTGTCACATCCATACAG GCGGATGTTGAGATTGAATTTGAAATATCAAACTTGGACAAAGTGGATACGTTGGATGCAAGCTTGATTACTAACCCACAAGAGCTTTGTAGCCAAAATGGTGCATCAGTCCGGGGTGCGTTTGGACCGTTTGGGTTACTGGTTTTCGCTTCAAAGAGCTTGGAAGAGTACACTGCAGTCTACTTCAGAATATTCAAACATGAGAAGAAAATTGTGGTGCTCATGTGTAATGACCTCagcag ATCTTCATTACATCTAGATTATGACAAGGCGAGTTTCGGAGCTTTTGTGGATATTGCCCCTATTCATGACAAACTCCCATTAAGGACCTTG ATTGATCACTCTATAGTGGAGAGCTTTGGTGGGGGAGGCACGGCCTGTATCACTTCTAGGGTTTATCCCACATTGACTCTCACTGAAGGGGCTCACACATATGCGTTCAATAATGGAACAGAGAGTGTAAAGATTTCAAAATTGACTGCTTGGAGTATGAAGAAAGCTTATATCAACTAG
- the LOC131298096 gene encoding beta-fructofuranosidase, insoluble isoenzyme CWINV1-like, with protein sequence MFLCPCFCGLTCLAFGMGRVFGFADPNGPMVYKGIYHLFYQYNPKGADWGNIVWAHSTSPDLINWTPHPPAIYPSQTAGDINGCWSGSTTFLPGGSPAILYTGIDPQNRQVQNLAVPKTPSDPLLIEWVKLPKNPLMAPTLENKINSSSFRDPTTAWKGPDGLWRVIIGSKIHRRGLAILYKSKDFVNWILSEHPLHFAEGTGMWECPDFFPVSNRGGLDTSAVGTGIKHVLKLSLDDTKHDYYTIGTYNVVKDIYVPNEGSVDNDTGLRYDYGKFYASKTFYDSDKKRRILWGWINESLPQPEYVKQGWSGLQAIPRSIWLDKSGKQLMQWPISEIETLRENQVNLPNKVLHGGSVFEIAPVTAAQADVEISFEGLEVDKAEVMDPSWTNPQLLCSRKDSSVKGGLGPFGLQVLASKDLKEYTAVFFRIFKGQNKKHVVLMCSDQSRSSLNEKPDKTTYGAFLEVDPVLEKLSLRSLIDHSIVESFGGEGKVCITARVYPTLAIGEKAHLYAFNHGSGSVKISRLSAWSMKKAKIN encoded by the exons ATGTTTCTTTGCCCTTGTTTCTGTGGCTTGACCTGTCTTGCCTTTGGAATGGGACGTGTCTTTGGATTTGCAGACCCCAATG GACCCATGGTATATAAAGGGATTTACCATCTATTCTACCAGTACAACCCCAAAGGTGCAGATTGGGGTAACATAGTGTGGGCCCATTCGACATCGCCGGATCTCATCAATTGGACACCCCACCCTCCGGCCATCTACCCGTCTCAAACCGCCGGCGACATCAACGGTTGCTGGTCCGGATCCACCACATTCCTACCCGGGGGATCGCCCGCCATTCTCTACACTGGCATCGACCCGCAAAATCGCCAAGTCCAAAACCTAGCCGTGCCCAAAACACCCTCGGACCCATTACTTATAGAATGGGTTAAGctacccaaaaatccattaATGGCACCCACtcttgaaaacaaaataaattccaGCTCATTTAGGGACCCAACCACTGCTTGGAAAGGCCCTGATGGGTTATGGAGGGTTATAATTGGAAGCAAAATTCATCGCCGGGGATTAGCAATTCTGTATAAGAGCAAGGATTTTGTTAACTGGATTTTATCCGAGCACCCCCTGCATTTTGCTGAGGGCACCGGAATGTGGGAGTGCCCTGATTTTTTCCCTGTTTCAAACCGAGGTGGATTAGATACGTCCGCCGTTGGAACGGGGATTAAACATGTTCTAAAGTTGAGCTTGGATGATACCAAGCATGACTACTACACCATTGGGACTTACAACGTTGTTAAGGATATCTATGTCCCGAATGAAGGATCCGTGGATAACGATACAGGGTTGAGATATGATTACGGAAAGTTCTATGCTTCGAAAACGTTTTATGATAGCGACAAGAAACGGAGGATCTTGTGGGGTTGGATTAACGAGTCGTTGCCTCAACCCGAATATGTCAAACAAGGGTGGTCTGGACTTCAG GCAATTCCAAGGAGCATTTGGCTTGATAAATCGGGAAAACAGCTGATGCAATGGCCAATTTCAGAAATCGAAACGCTACGTGAGAACCAAGTCAACTTGCCAAACAAAGTGCTACATGGAGGATCAGTGTTTGAAATCGCACCCGTCACAGCGGCACAA GCTGATGTAGAGATATCATTTGAAGGACTAGAAGTTGATAAAGCAGAAGTGATGGACCCAAGTTGGACCAACCCGCAATTATTGTGCAGCCGAAAGGACTCATCTGTCAAAGGCGGGCTTGGACCATTTGGGTTACAGGTTTTGGCTTCAAAGGACTTGAAAGAATATACGGCTGTTTTCTTTAGAATTTTCAAAGGTCAAAACAAGAAGCATGTGGTTCTTATGTGCAGTGACCAGagcag GTCATCACTAAATGAAAAGCCTGACAAGACAACTTATGGTGCATTTTTGGAAGTGGATCCTGTCCTTGAGAAATTGTCATTGAGGAGTTTG ATAGATCACTCAATAGTGGAAAGCTTTGGTGGAGAAGGAAAGGTATGCATCACTGCTAGGGTTTACCCCACCTTGGCTATTGGTGAGAAGGCCCACTTATATGCCTTCAATCATGGAAGTGGGAGTGTAAAAATCTCGAGATTAAGTGCTTGGAGCATGAAGAAAGCTAAAATCAATTGA